DNA sequence from the Candidatus Cetobacterium colombiensis genome:
ATTAAAAATGGAAGAAACTTAACAGCAGTTAAAATTGAAAGTAATCTTAATTTATACAAGGGGATAAAAAAAGTAAAACTAGAAGATATAAATGATGAATTTAAAGAGTATTTAATAATAGGAGGATTAAATCCAGAAGCAAGACACCCTAAAAGTGTTTTAAATTCATTTTTAAAATCAAAAAAATATGAAATTATATAGATAAAATTTTATTACAAATGTAATAAAAAAATAATACGAGCTGACAAATATTTAGACTAAGCTGACAAATATTTAGAGTATTCAAAAAAGAGCTGACAAATATTTAGAGTATTTTTTTGAAAACGTTGAAACCCTAATAAAATCAAAGTGTTCTAGCAGAGCTGACAAATATTTAGAGTATTTTTCACAGCTGACAAATATTTAGACTAAGCTGACAAATATTTAGAGTAGAGCTGACAAATATTTAGAGTAGAGCTGACAAATATTTAGAGTATTCTTCTACTAGCCATTGATTTTATTAATGATTCGGCTACTTAAAAGTATTAAAAGTATTAAAAGTATTAAAAGGGGAGAAAATGAAAAAACAAATAGATTTATTTAAACCATCTATTATTATAACTAATAATGTTCCACTAACTGCTTTACAACTAGATTTATTCAATTATTTTCTTAAAGGAGCATATGAACAACTAGAAAAAAATGTTTTAACTGGCATATTTAAATTTGCAGTTGAAGAAATAAAAGATAATTGTAGTCCAAGACTTAATTCATATAATAAAATTTATGAAGAAGTTAAAGAAATTTATGATAAAGAATTTGAATTTAATATATTAGGAAAAGATAAAAGTACAGGAACTATTAAATCTCGTTTTATACCATCTATAATACAAAATAAAAACAATCTTATAGAGATCACACTAGAACCAGTTACAATTAATGCCTTGAGAATGATGATAGCTAAAAAACAACAAATAGACCTTCCTGGGATGCCACATTCTGAATTAGAAGTTTCGCCTTACTTATCACTAAGTTATGAAGAACATAAAAATATTAAATTTTATCCTGCTAAAGTTGTTTATGAAATTGTAAAAGATTATGAAGGTTATCCAATTCCTGAAATTAATGTAGATGATTTTAAAAAGATAACTGATACAGTTGGTAAATATCCTACAACTTATGCTTCAATGGTTTTAAAGAAAATTGAAAAAATATTAAATGAAAATTATAATATAAATGTATCTTTAACAAGCATAAAACAAGGTAGAGTAATTACTAGCATAAAAATAGAAAGTGACTTAAATAGAAAAAAAGCTAAAGAAGTTACTTTTGAAGAAATTGAAGCTGAATATAAAGAATATTTAGTTGCTGGAGGACTAGATCCAAATAGAAATTATCCAAAATCAACTTTAACTGGATTTTTAAATAAAAGAAAATATAAACTAAAGGTAGAATAAAAGATTTGAATTATATATTTAGCGTTGGTTTTTTTGTCCTTTGGCACCAAATATGCAATTTGCTTAATAAAATCGATGGCTACTTACTAGATTCAATTCATGTATTGAAAATTTTTGATATTATGAAGTGGATTAATGTACTCCAAGGAGTTGATCTTCATAGTTTAATTTCAATTAATTTTTTATTATATAAGGGGGAGATCTATTTTTTTTAGAAAAGTGGTCATTTCTATATTTAGCCCAGTATTTTTAAGGAATGGTATCATTTAACATGATGCTGTTCCTTTTCTTATAATCTACAGTTTTTGAACCCTTAAATTTTAAGGTAGTTTTGAAATTAAAATTTTGATAAAATATTTTCATATAAAACTCTTAGCAGAAATAATTTTATATTATTTAAATACTGTTATATTAAAGATAATTAAAAGATAGAGGGGGCTGCAATGGTACATTTAGGGACTAAAGAATTATACAGCGATAGACTTATTTTAAGAAAATTACGAGAACTTGATGCAGAAATGATGTTTAATAATTGGTGTACAGACAGTGATGTTACAAAATATCTGAGATGGTTACCTCATAAAAATATTGATATTACTAAGTCTTTATTAAAAAACTGGGTAAATAATTATGAGAGTGATAAAAATTATTTATGGGGGATAGAACTAAAAGAGAATGGACAGCTTATAGGAACTATTGCAGTTGTAGATCTTGATAAATTTGAGATTGGATATGCTCTTTCAAAGAATATGTGGGGAAAGGGAATTATGACTGAAGCATTGGACAGAGTGATAAAATTTTTCTTTGAAGAGGTTGGAGCAGAAAAAATTGTATCTTGGCATGATATTTTAAATCCTGCTTCTGGAAAAGTAATGTTGAAGGTGGGAATGAGATATATTGGAAATGAAAAAAATTATTATATTAATCCTTTTGGAGAAAAAATAGAAGTGGCAAAATATGAGATAATAAAAAAATAAATTAAGGAGAAAATTTATGAAATTTAAATTAAAAAAAGGGGATAAGATTGGTTTTTTTTCTCCGTCAAGTCCAGTAACAGCTATATCACCAGAAAGATTTATGAGGGCAAAAAAATATCTAGAGGATAAAGATTTTATTTTAGTTGAAGGAAGCAGAACTGGAAAGCAGGATTTCTATCGTTCAGGAACTATACAAGAGAGAGTAGAGGAGCTTAACTCACTTATCAGAGATCCAGAAATTAAATGTATAATATCAACAATTGGAGGACTTAATTCAAATTCTCTGCTCCCATATATCGATTATGAAGCCTTCAAAAAAAATCCTAAGATAATTATAGGGTACTCCGATGTAACAGCAATTCTTTTGGGAATATATGCAAAAACAGGGATAACTACTTTCTATGGTCCTGCATTAGTTGCAAGTTTTGGAGAGCTTCCCCCATATGTTGATGAAACTTTCTCATGCTTTGATGATATTTTTATAAAAAATCTAAAATTGCCGTACACATATAAAAACCCTGAATTTTGGACAGATGAGATGATAAAATGGGAAGAGCAGGATTGTTCCAAAACTCCTGTAAAAAATGAGCTTATAACTTTGGAGGAAGGAAAAGCAACTGGCAGAGTTATCGGTGGAAATTTGATGACAATTGGTGGATTCTGGGGAAGTCCATATATGCCTGATATTAGAGAGGGAGATATTCTTTTTATTGAAGATTCTCTGAAAACTGCAGGAATTGTTGAAAGAAATTATGCATTTTTAAAAGTAAACGGAGTTTTTAGTAAAGTAGCAGGTGTAATCATAGGGAAACATGAAAAGTTTGATGACTTAGGAACTGGACGGAAGCATTATGAGATTTTCCAAGAAGTAATTGGAAAGTTAAATATTCCAGTGTTAGCTGAATTTGACTGCTGTCACACTCATCCTATGCTAACACTTCCAATAGGAGCAACAATAGAATTGGATGCAACTAATAAGAAAGTAACTTTGATTGATTTTTAATAAGAGGAGGATCTCTGTTATGAGCAAATTCTATTTCAGAGTGATTAATTCTCCTAGGTTTAGAATATGTCATCTTTGCTTTAAGTTTTTTAACCTGAGTTTTTTAAATTTTTTACATTGTATATAGTTGTTTATATTGTAAATATTGTTATATTGTTATGTACAAAAAAAACACCAAAAAAACACCCTTTCGACCATTGATTTTATTGGGTTTATATAGCTTTTTTTCAATGGCTATTACAGGGTGACATCTTAACTATTAGATGGTTACATCATGGCTATTACAGGGTGACATCTTAACTATTAGATGGTTACATCATGACTATTAGATGGTTACATCTCTAAAAAAACCCTTGATTTTTATAAAAAAATAGGTTAATATAGCATAAATAACTATTAGATGGTTACAAAAACAGCAAAATAAAGGCTTTTTTTGTAAACTATAACCATCTAATAGTTAAAAAAAAGATTACTTTTATTTTTAATTTTTTAGGGGGATTTAAAGTGAAAAAAAATTTGGTGAAAAAAACTAATAATGTTTGGTGGCAAGAAACTATAGATACTCCAGAAACAGAATATGTAGAGGAGAATTTTTACGTAGAAGAAACACTTGTTAAAAATAAAGAGTTAATAAGAATGGAAATGAATTTAATTCAACTTCCAATTTTTTCCAAAAATACAAAACGTAAAGTAAATCAAGTTGTTAAATATTTTTTTAATAGTAACCGTGATACTTATATAACAGTTACTCCAACAGCAGGTAATTATATTCCTGGAGAGATGGAAGAAAAAGTATTTATTGCTCTAATGCAAATTATGAAAGAAAAGGGTATGCCAAAACAATTTATAATTTCTGGAACAGAATTAAGAGATAAGCTAAAATTGAATACAGGAAAATATGGAGATATTGTTAGAAGTTCTTTATTAAGATTATCTGAGACTAACTATAAATTTAAAAATACAATGTATTCCTCTGAACTTAAAGGAACTATAAAAAAAGAAGTAAGTACCCCTATTTTGACTTTAGAAATAATCACTTTATCTTTAAAGCAAAATGAAAAATATAGAAAATCTTTTGATGATAAGAGAATAAAAGAAGTTTATAAAATAACAATAACAGACCATTTTTATAGCAACATTATCCAAAAGGGATATATGGTTTATAGCTCTAGGATACTTTTAGATATAAATACAAGTACAGCTAGAACAATTTATATGCTTATAGAAAAATTGAGATTTGAAAAGATAGAATTAAAAATAGATACAATATTTTTAATAAAAAGAATTCCTCTAAAGTTTGATAAGGCTCATTTAAGTCAGACTATGAAAACTTTAAAAAAAGCTTTTGAAGAACTTAAAGCTAAAAATCTCATAGAAGATTTTAAAATAATAAAAGAATCTACTTGGGAAAAATCAGAGATTGAGATTTTTTTCCATGAAAAATCCCAAGAGGAAAAGCAACAAAGATTTTTTGAAGACAGAAATGATTTTACAAAATTATTAACACAAACAGCAGTCAGTGATACAGAACATGAAATGATAGAAGATGCTGAAGTTGTTGAAAAAAGTACTAATTTACAAACAGAGATAAAAGTGACTCAAGAAATGATTGATAAAATTTTAGGGCTTATGCCTAGTAAAGCAAGAACTTTAAAAACGATGCCTAAAACTATTAAAGATTCAATTATAGAGTATGGATATTCAAAAGTTGAAGCAGTGGCAATATATATGAAAAAAAATAAAGTTGAAAAAGTTAGAGCGTACTTTATTAAGGCTTTGGAGAATAATTGGTGTGAAGATGAGGCTATTGTAATACAAACGCCAAAAAAAGAGGTTTTAAACGTTTCTCATGGATTTTTAAATAAAGATGAGACACCTAAAAATTATGAAAAAGAGTTAGAATATTTTAATTCTTTATCAACTGAAGAAAAAGAAAAGCTTGAGGAAAAAGTTTACAGAGCTTACATAGAAGAATGTGGTCAAGAAAGTAAAATTCAAAAATTAACTTTTAATGCAGCTAAAAATAGATTAATCGCTGAATTTATTTCAAAAAATAATTTAGTTAAAAAAGAAGTTCCAAAAGAAAAAGATGTTGATTTATCTGTGATAGATGACATAAACTATTATACTGAATATATTAGTAAAAATGTTGAACTTTACAGAAGTATCTTTAATCTTTCTGAAGAAAGAATAAGAGAGATCAAAAAAGAAGTTTTAATGGAACTAGGAACTAAGATTATTTCTAAAAGTGTAACTTTAGAGGAGATTAATCTATCTATTGCAAAAAAATTAAAATAATGATTTATATGAAAAAGGGAGAAACTAGTGTTCTCCCTTTTGTTATAGTAAGTTCCGTAAAGTCCACTACTTTAGTGGTGGGAGGAATTCCATTTCTAAGTAAAAAATTTTATAAATTTTTAACCCACCCCTGGTAGGGGGGGTTGACTTTGAAAAAAAAGAGTGCTATGATTTATCTATAAAATAAAAAAACTGAGGTGGATTTAATGAAAACTGAAAAAGAAAAGGCTGTATTAATGTTAAAAACTTGTAGAGGACAAATTGATGCAACGTTAAAGATGATAGATGATGGTAGATATTGTATGGATGTAGTTAATCAAATTTTAGCTGCTGAAGCGTTATTAAAAAAAGCAAATAAATTAATTATAAAACAACATATGGAAAAATGTGTAAAAAACGCCTTTGACAAAGTAGATATTGATGAAAAAATGGCTGAAGTTATAGATGTTTTAAATAAAGTTATGAAATAGGAGGTTGGAAATTATGAGAGAAAATACGTTTAAAATAGAAGGGATGACTTGTTCCGCTTGTTCAGGTCATGTTGAAAAAGCAACAAGAAAATTAAATGGAGTAATAGAAGCCACTGTAAATTTAGCAACTGAAAAGTTAGTTGTAAAGTTTGATGAAAATAAAATTTCATCGGAAGAGATTGTTACAGCAATTGAAAATGCTGGTTATAAAGCAACTTCTCAAGAAAAAGTAGATGTGAATAAAACTGAAAATTTAAGAGAAAAAGAGATAAAAGAATTATGGAATAGATTTATAATTTCTTTGATATTTACAATACCTCTATTAATAATATCAATGGGGCACATGGTTGGGTATTCTTTACCAGATTTTATATGTCCAGAGATCAGTCCAAAAACTTTTGCTTTAGCACAATTAATTTTAACAACTCCTGTTATGTTAATTGGATATAAATTTTTTAAAGTGGGAGTGAGAACCTTTTTAAAGGGAAGTCCTAATATGGATTCTTTAATAGCAATTGGAACTTCGGCAGCTTATATTTATGGAATATTTGCTGTTGTAAAAATATTTCAGGGATATCCAAGATATGCTCATGAATTATATTTTGAATCAGCGGCAACGATTCTTTTATTAATAACTCTGGGAAAATATTTAGAATCTGTAAGTAAAGGAAAGACTTCTGAAGCTATAAAAAAATTGATGGGATTAGCTCCTAAAACTGCAAGAATTGAAGTTAATGGAGCAGAAAAAATTATTCCTTTAGAGGATGTAAAAGTAGGAGATATTATTATAATTAAACCAGGAGATAAGATGCCTGTTGATGGAGTTGTAACAGAAGGAAGAACATCAATAGATGAATCTATGCTTACTGGTGAGAGCATTCCTGTAGAAAAAGTTATTGGTTCAGAAATTATAGGAGCTAGTATTAATAAAAATGGTTCTATAAAGTATAAAGCAACTAGAGTTGGAAAAGATACTGCTTTAGCTCAAATTATAAAACTTGTTGAAGATGCTCAAGGATCAAAAGCTCCAATAGCTAAATTAGCTGATATAATATCAGGTTATTTTGTACCTGTAGTAATAGTTTTAGCTATTATTTCAGGATTAGGATGGTACTTTGTTACAAAAAATATAGAATTCTCTTTAACTATATTTATCTCAGTTTTAGTTATTGCATGTCCTTGTGCATTAGGACTTGCAACTCCAACTGCTATTATGATAGGAACAGGAAAGGGTGCTGAATACGGAGTTCTTATAAAAAGTGGAGAAGCTTTAGAGTCTGCACATAAAGTCCAAACAGTTATATTTGATAAAACTGGAACAATAACAGAGGGAAAACCTAAAGTTACAGATATTTTAGTTAAAGGAGAGATAAATCAAGAGGAACTACTTTCAATTGCAGCTAGTGCTGAAAAGGGGTCTGAGCATCCTCTTGGAGAAGCTATTGTTAAAGAAGCTGAGAGTAAAAATATAAAATTAAAAAAATTAGAGACATTTGTAGCTATCCCTGGTCATGGAATTGAAGTTAAAATTGAGGGAAAAAAGATTCTTTTAGGAAATAAAAAATTAATGGATAAAAATAATATTAATTTAATTGATTTGGAAGAAAAATCTAATATCTTGGCAACGGAAGGTAAAACTCCTATGTTTATTTCAATAGATAATAAAATTGCTGGAATTATAGCTGTTGCAGATACTGTAAAAGAAAATTCTAAAAAAGCTATTGAGATTTTACATAAAATGGGAATTGAAGTTGCTATGATAACTGGTGACAATAAAAAAACAGCTCAGGCTATAGCAGCTCAAGTTGGTATAGATAGAGTTTTTGCTGAAGTTTTACCAAAAGATAAAGCAGCAGAAGTTAAAAGGTTACAAGAAGAAGGAAAAAAAGTTGCTATGGTTGGCGATGGTATAAATGATGCCCCTGCCTTAGCTCAATCAGACGTTGGAATAGCAATAGGATCTGGAACAGATGTTGCTATTGAATCAGCAGATATAGTTTTAATGAGAAGTGATTTATTAGACGTTCCTACAGCAATTAAATTGAGCAGAGAAACAATAAAAAATATAAAACAAAATTTATTTTGGGCTTTTGGTTATAATATTTTAGGAATTCCAGTAGCTATGGGAATACTGTATTTATTTGGTGGTCCATTGTTAAGTCCTATGATAGCAGGTGGAGCTATGAGTATAAGTTCAGTTTCTGTTATTTCAAATGCATTGAGATTAAAAGGTTTTAAACCTAATAAAATATAGATTTTAAGGAGTGATTTATTATGAAAAGAAAAGTTATAATTAATGGAATGAGTTGTATGAATTGTGTTAGACATGCTAAAGAAGCTTTAGCAGAAATCCCTGGAATGGAATCAGTTGAAGTTGATTTAGCTACTAAATCAGCTATTGTAATTGGTGATGTAGCTGAGGATTTAATAGTAAAAGCATTGGCAGATCATGACTATGAAGTTGTAGAAATTCAGGAAGCATAATGAATGAAAAAGGGAGAAACTAATGTTTCTCCCTTTTGTTACGAGCGAATTCTATTTCAGAATGATTAATTATCCTAGGTTTAGGATATGTCATCTCTGCTTTAGCGTTAGGTTTTTTAACCTGAGTAAGAGTATGGGTATTATTAACTGCCAAAAGAGTACCAACTAGATTAAAAAATGCGTAAACCAATTTGTACACTTTTGTGTTATTGGCCCACATGACTATGCCTCAGGGGCTGTTTCCACAAAGTACTCAAAAGCCATAAGTTCAGCTTTCTCAACAGAAACTCTATCTAAAGAGTTTTCTCCAGCTCTAATTTGCTTTTCAATAAACTCTTTCCAATCAGTAAAAGAGTCGTAAGGACTTCCACCTGGTAACGGATCTCCATTATCTTGCAAATTATTGATATAAGCTAATGTTGCCTTATCATTTGCAAGCTCCTTTTCATATGATGGTAATCTCTCAATTGATTTGATAGTTCTTTCAATTACTGCATTTAAAATTGCTTTTGCTCCACCTACTGTCATTGACATAAAAAACACCTCCTAAGTTATTTAGGAAAATCTACGGGGGCAGATTCAACCTATAAAGTTTTATATATAAAATAGTTTTTTATTATAAAATAATTATCGGGTTGTACATTCTTTTAACATTTGATTTATAATGAACGATCTCGTCGTATTTTTTTCTTTCGCCTTTGCATCAATTTTCTGTAGAAGTTTTCTTGGGATTCTAATGCTTACAATGGGTTTGAATATGTTTTGAGTTGTTGTTTTCATTGTTCCCCCTCTAAGTTTTTTTATTCCAGGCAACAAATTTATGTTAAGTTAATTATATTATTATGTGTGATGGAAGTCAACACTAAACTGCATTTGTATTACACTTTTTACACAAAATTAACATTTTTAACACAGATTTGACGTTGACAATCCCGAAAATAAAAGGTATAAATTGATGAGCTTTAAAAAAAGAATTGTTAAGGGAGGATTTATGCATTTTTTTCATGATAATTTAGCAGTAAAAATTGGGTTACACGAAGCAATCTTTTTACAAAACTTATATTACCTTTGCAAACAAAATTTACTAAAAGAAAGAATTGAGGAAAATTCTAAAATATCAGTAACAATGTCTCGAACAAAAATTTTAGAATATCAAGAATATTTTTGTCAGACTAAAATTAGAAGGATGACTAAAAAATTAATTGATCTAAATCTTATGGAAGTTACAAAATTTAAAACGAATATTCTCTCTTACTCTTTAACATTGAAAGGTTGGGTTACAATGTTTTTCTTAGAGAAGGAATCAGAGCTAAAAAAAATAGAAACAACGTCTGCTCAATTTAGCAATACCCATTTGTCTGATTTTACAAATCATTTGTTGATTTTAACAAAGGGTGTGTCTAATTTGACAGATGTATTGTTCAAAATGACAGAACTTGTGTTCAAACGAACAGATATATATATAGAAGATAGAAACCTTATAGAAATAAATAGAAAAATAGAAAAAATGGATTCTGAAAATTTACAAAATTTTTTAGATGAAATTGATACCATTATTTTAGAAAATTCTATTTTGAAAAAACGTATTGAAAAAACTTTTGAAAATATAAAAAATTATCAAACTCAAATTATAATTCCAGCAATAGAAAAATATGGCTCTTTAAACGTCTTAAAAGCACTCAAAAAAACATCAGAACAATTTTTACCACATAATAGTCCAGTTGGAAATTTCTATTGGAATTTAGGCGAATTAGACATTATATAATTTTAATAAAAACAAGAGCTTTAAAAGCTCTTGTTTTTTCATTAGTATCTTTCTTTGGTTTTGCTTTTTGTTTATGGTAAAATATAAGCAGATGAAAAAATCTTAAAAGGGAGAGGCATATGGTTGTTCAAAGTGAAGCTATGCTTGAAAAAAGTCTCATAAATAGACTTGAAGATCAAGGATATAAATATATAGAAATTAAAGATGAAAAAGAATTAAATCAAAACTTTAAAAAACAACTGGAAAAACTTAATAATATTGAGTTGAGTGAAGAAGAGTTAGAAAGAATTCTTATCCATTTAGATAAAGGATCAATTTTTAGAAAAGCAGAGATTTTAAGAGATAAATATGAATTAAAAAGAGACGAAGGTACTGAATATATTCAATTTTTAGATAAAGAAAATTGGTGTAAAAATATTTTTCAAGTTTCTAATCAAATAACAATGCATGGGAAATATGAAAATAGATATGATGTCACTTTATTGGTAAACGGTATTCCTATGGTTCAAATAGAACTTAAAAGAAGAGGGATTGAGTTAAAAGAAGCGTTTAACCAGATAAATAGATACCATAAACATTCGTTTAAAGGACTTTTTAATTATCTGCAAATCTTTGTAATTAGTAATGGGGTAAATACAAAGTACTATGCTAACAATAGAAACTCATCATTTAAGTTTACATTTTTTTGGACAGATAAAGAGAATAAAAAAATTAGTAATTTAGATGAGTTTACAGATTCATTTTTAGAGAAATGTCACCTTTGGAAAATGATAACTAAATATATTGTTTTAAATCAAAACCAAGAAGCACTTATGATTTTAAGACCATATCAATACTATGCTGTGGAAGCTATTTTAGGAAAAGCTACATCCACTAATAAAAATGGATATGTATGGCACACAACTGGATCTGGAAAAACTTTAACCTCTTTCAAAGTAAGCCAACTTCTTTCTCAAAATAAAAAAATTGATAAAGTTATATTCGTTGTAGACAGAAAAGATTTAGATTATCAAACGACAAAAGAGTTTAACTCTTTCTGTGCTGGAGCTGTGGATGGAACAGATAACACCTCCTCTTTGGTGAAACAGCTATCAGGAACAAACTCTCTTATAATAACAACAATCCAAAAGTTAACTCGTGCTATAGATAACGAAAAATATGAGCATAGGTTAAATAATTTAAAAGACAAAAAAATCGTTTTAATATTTGATGAGTGTCATCGTTCTCAATTTGGGGATATGCATAAAAAAATAACTGAATATTTTAATAATATTCAATATTTTGGATTTACAGGAACTCCTATTCTTTCTGAAAATGCCAATAATTTAAGAACAACTCAAGACCTTTTTGGAGATTGTTTACATAAGTATGTTATAAAAGATGCCATAAGTGATGAAAATGTTTTGGGATTCTCAGTTGAATATGTTGGTCGATACAAAGATAAAAATAAAAATCAACCAGATATAGAGGTTGAAGCTATAGATACAAAAGAGTTGATGGAATCTGATATGAGATTGTCAGCAATCACAGATTATATTATAAATAATCATAATGCAAAAACTTTTAATGGGAGCTACACAGGAATCTTTGCTGTTAGCTCTGTACCTGTGTTAACTAAATACTATGAGC
Encoded proteins:
- a CDS encoding replication initiation protein, whose product is MKKQIDLFKPSIIITNNVPLTALQLDLFNYFLKGAYEQLEKNVLTGIFKFAVEEIKDNCSPRLNSYNKIYEEVKEIYDKEFEFNILGKDKSTGTIKSRFIPSIIQNKNNLIEITLEPVTINALRMMIAKKQQIDLPGMPHSELEVSPYLSLSYEEHKNIKFYPAKVVYEIVKDYEGYPIPEINVDDFKKITDTVGKYPTTYASMVLKKIEKILNENYNINVSLTSIKQGRVITSIKIESDLNRKKAKEVTFEEIEAEYKEYLVAGGLDPNRNYPKSTLTGFLNKRKYKLKVE
- a CDS encoding GNAT family N-acetyltransferase; protein product: MVHLGTKELYSDRLILRKLRELDAEMMFNNWCTDSDVTKYLRWLPHKNIDITKSLLKNWVNNYESDKNYLWGIELKENGQLIGTIAVVDLDKFEIGYALSKNMWGKGIMTEALDRVIKFFFEEVGAEKIVSWHDILNPASGKVMLKVGMRYIGNEKNYYINPFGEKIEVAKYEIIKK
- a CDS encoding S66 family peptidase, with translation MKFKLKKGDKIGFFSPSSPVTAISPERFMRAKKYLEDKDFILVEGSRTGKQDFYRSGTIQERVEELNSLIRDPEIKCIISTIGGLNSNSLLPYIDYEAFKKNPKIIIGYSDVTAILLGIYAKTGITTFYGPALVASFGELPPYVDETFSCFDDIFIKNLKLPYTYKNPEFWTDEMIKWEEQDCSKTPVKNELITLEEGKATGRVIGGNLMTIGGFWGSPYMPDIREGDILFIEDSLKTAGIVERNYAFLKVNGVFSKVAGVIIGKHEKFDDLGTGRKHYEIFQEVIGKLNIPVLAEFDCCHTHPMLTLPIGATIELDATNKKVTLIDF
- a CDS encoding metal-sensing transcriptional repressor encodes the protein MKTEKEKAVLMLKTCRGQIDATLKMIDDGRYCMDVVNQILAAEALLKKANKLIIKQHMEKCVKNAFDKVDIDEKMAEVIDVLNKVMK
- a CDS encoding heavy metal translocating P-type ATPase, with amino-acid sequence MRENTFKIEGMTCSACSGHVEKATRKLNGVIEATVNLATEKLVVKFDENKISSEEIVTAIENAGYKATSQEKVDVNKTENLREKEIKELWNRFIISLIFTIPLLIISMGHMVGYSLPDFICPEISPKTFALAQLILTTPVMLIGYKFFKVGVRTFLKGSPNMDSLIAIGTSAAYIYGIFAVVKIFQGYPRYAHELYFESAATILLLITLGKYLESVSKGKTSEAIKKLMGLAPKTARIEVNGAEKIIPLEDVKVGDIIIIKPGDKMPVDGVVTEGRTSIDESMLTGESIPVEKVIGSEIIGASINKNGSIKYKATRVGKDTALAQIIKLVEDAQGSKAPIAKLADIISGYFVPVVIVLAIISGLGWYFVTKNIEFSLTIFISVLVIACPCALGLATPTAIMIGTGKGAEYGVLIKSGEALESAHKVQTVIFDKTGTITEGKPKVTDILVKGEINQEELLSIAASAEKGSEHPLGEAIVKEAESKNIKLKKLETFVAIPGHGIEVKIEGKKILLGNKKLMDKNNINLIDLEEKSNILATEGKTPMFISIDNKIAGIIAVADTVKENSKKAIEILHKMGIEVAMITGDNKKTAQAIAAQVGIDRVFAEVLPKDKAAEVKRLQEEGKKVAMVGDGINDAPALAQSDVGIAIGSGTDVAIESADIVLMRSDLLDVPTAIKLSRETIKNIKQNLFWAFGYNILGIPVAMGILYLFGGPLLSPMIAGGAMSISSVSVISNALRLKGFKPNKI
- a CDS encoding heavy-metal-associated domain-containing protein, which produces MKRKVIINGMSCMNCVRHAKEALAEIPGMESVEVDLATKSAIVIGDVAEDLIVKALADHDYEVVEIQEA
- a CDS encoding protein-tyrosine phosphatase family protein yields the protein MSMTVGGAKAILNAVIERTIKSIERLPSYEKELANDKATLAYINNLQDNGDPLPGGSPYDSFTDWKEFIEKQIRAGENSLDRVSVEKAELMAFEYFVETAPEA
- a CDS encoding ribbon-helix-helix protein, CopG family encodes the protein MKTTTQNIFKPIVSIRIPRKLLQKIDAKAKEKNTTRSFIINQMLKECTTR
- a CDS encoding type I restriction endonuclease subunit R, yielding MVVQSEAMLEKSLINRLEDQGYKYIEIKDEKELNQNFKKQLEKLNNIELSEEELERILIHLDKGSIFRKAEILRDKYELKRDEGTEYIQFLDKENWCKNIFQVSNQITMHGKYENRYDVTLLVNGIPMVQIELKRRGIELKEAFNQINRYHKHSFKGLFNYLQIFVISNGVNTKYYANNRNSSFKFTFFWTDKENKKISNLDEFTDSFLEKCHLWKMITKYIVLNQNQEALMILRPYQYYAVEAILGKATSTNKNGYVWHTTGSGKTLTSFKVSQLLSQNKKIDKVIFVVDRKDLDYQTTKEFNSFCAGAVDGTDNTSSLVKQLSGTNSLIITTIQKLTRAIDNEKYEHRLNNLKDKKIVLIFDECHRSQFGDMHKKITEYFNNIQYFGFTGTPILSENANNLRTTQDLFGDCLHKYVIKDAISDENVLGFSVEYVGRYKDKNKNQPDIEVEAIDTKELMESDMRLSAITDYIINNHNAKTFNGSYTGIFAVSSVPVLTKYYELFKSKNHNFKIATIFSYGANEEDDGSDEHSRDKLERYIADYNVTFGTNYSTDTFNEYYVDVAKRVKDKQIDILLVVNMFLTGFDSKLLNTLYVDKNLKYHGLVQAFSRTNRVLDERKKQGNIVCFRNLKKSVDEAIKLYSDENALQTVLMKPYSEYVNDFNKVLTEMRKKTYEVGEVDDLESEKEKLEFVSRFRELIRLMTRLSVFTEFDFKDLEISEQKFEDFRSKYLDLYASTKGGDRNKTSVLDDVDFEIELLKRDDINVNYILDLLKDLDKNSSSFPKDKKFILDMMSKEVTLRSKRELLEKFIDNNLVNINEENDFESEFSKFIEAEKKEAVYSLVQKENLKEEEIAEVFEEYEFSGKLKKDNIKASFFTKPKLKEMREKVAYIGHQISSIVEMFTW